From a single Pararge aegeria chromosome 16, ilParAegt1.1, whole genome shotgun sequence genomic region:
- the LOC120630739 gene encoding retinol dehydrogenase 12-like produces the protein MFVISSVAITITVATAIYWYVNRHKPVKHLLSEARYFLDMQGAGAGGLIDDWISVRWNKIELPDAKNKIAVITGGARGIGTEVVRGLLKSNVTVIMGVRNPDSVKSMAKSMENGDKIHAYKLDLQSLKSVKDFADNVLERFPEIDLLVNNAGIMFGDYKLTEDGFETQLAVNHLSHFYLTHLLLPALKKGGKVDPARVVSVSSCGHYPGKIYFDDINMKEHYNTTAAYAQSKLAQIMTARYLNRLFQQNNYPVKCYSVHPGIVDTDLFEKSNFAKFPFIKKLLFKTPEKGAVTVLYACFNNEILKQGGLYIANCKAGFSNRFSKNEKHQEKLFKLSCELVGIDAEKFGMC, from the exons atgttcGTGATATCATCCGTTGCGATAACAATAACTGTAGCCACGGCTATATACTGGTACGTAAATAGACATAAACCTGTCAAGCACCTACTGAGCGAAGCAAGATACTTCCTAGATATGCAAGGAGCTGGTGCAGGCGGACTAATCGACGATTGGATCAGCGTACGGTGGAACAAAATAGAGTTGCCAGAcgcgaaaaataaaattgccgTAATAACTGGAGGCGCTAGAGGTATTGGCACCGAAGTTGTAAGAGGCCTTCTAAAGTCAAACGTGACTGTTATAATGGGAGTAAGAAACCCGGATTCAGTGAAATCAATGGCCAAATCAATGGAAAATGGTGACAAAATACACGCATATAAACTAGACTTGCAATCCCTGAAATCTGTTAAAGATTTTGCTGATAATGTACTGGAGAGGTTTCCAGAAATAGATCTATTGGTAAACAATGCAGGAATAATGTTTGGTGATTACAAACTCACGGAAGATGGGTTTGAAACACAGTTAGCCGTCAACCACTTGAGTCACTTTTATCTAACGCATTTATTGTTGCCAGCATTAAAAAAGGGTGGTAAAGTTGATCCAGCAAGGGTTGTGAGTGTATCGTCTTGCGGCCATTATCCTGGGAAGATATATTTTGATGATATTAATATGAAGGAGCACTACAATACCACCGCTGCATATGCACAATCTAAATTGGCACAG ATAATGACAGCAAGGTACCTCAACAGGCTCTTTCAACAAAACAACTATCCAGTGAAATGTTACTCTGTCCATCCAGGCATTGTTGATACAGATCTATTTGAAAAATCCAACTTTGCAAAATTCCCTTTTATAAAGAAACTTCTTTTTAAAACACCTGAAAAAGGAGCAGTTACAGTGCTATACGCCTGCTTTAACAATGAGATATTAAAGCAAGGAGGGCTGTACATTGCAAATTGTAAAGCAGGTTTCAGTAatagattttcaaaaaatgaaaaacatcaAGAAAAGTTGTTCAAGTTATCCTGTGAATTGGTCGGGATTGATGCAGAGAAATTTGGGATGTGCTAG